From the Kribbella sp. CA-293567 genome, the window CTCGATCCGCCGCTGCGCCACCAGGGCACCGAGCGCCGTGACGAGCCGCTGGCGCTGGGAATGCAACGGAGTGGTCGGCCACGCGGTCTTGGTGACGTTGTAGCCGTCGATGATCAGGTGGACCTGCGGTAGCGCCAGCAGTTCGTCGAACAGCGCGGGATCGTCGGCAGGCGCAGTACGGCCGACGGGGGCGGTCGCGGGCTCCACCCCCGCGACGGTGTCGGCAGGGCGGAGGTCTCCCCCTGGCGGCAGGGTGAGCTCGCGACGGAGCCCTCCTGCTGCCTCGACCAGCGTGTCCAGCAGCAGGCGGGTGCGGGTCGAGGCCAGCTCGCGCTCCTGGCCCGCCGTCCGGCGGGCCGCGTGCTCGACGGCTTCCAGTTCGGTGATGCGGGCGCGAAGCTTGCGCAGCTCACGGTCGACCTCGGCGCGAGCGGCGTCGACGCGCTGGTCGGCGGTCGCCGCCTCGGTGGTGCGCAGTTCGAGATCGGTCTGCAGGCCGGCGATGCGCTGGCGGGCATCGTTGAGCTTGCGGCGCAGCGTGACGTTCTCGGCCTTCAGCTCGGTGACCTGCTCACGCAGCCGCTCGCGCACCTGGCGGGTCTCGGTCCGGGCCTGGTCGAGCTGGTCGTGCAGCCGCGCGAGAGCGTCCTCGTCGACCGCCGGCTTCTCGGGCGGCAACTGGGCGGCGTCGGCGACCCGCTGCTCCCAGTCGTCGGGGCGCAGCAGGTAGGCCAGCGCGGCCACCTCGGTCGGCTCAGCGGCCGGTACGGCGAGGCCGTCGGCGACCGCGTCGCCGAGCTCGGGGTGCTCGCGGCGTACCTCGAAGGCGACCAGCTTGCGGAAGTGGTCGTCGGTCTCCAGGATCGGGCCGAGCACCGAGGCGGACAGCTTCGCGCGCTTGCCGGGCGCGAAACTGGCGAACCGCCGCAGCGGGGGTGGGATGTCTGTCGCGGGCAACTGCCCCAGCGCCTGGGCGGCCAGGTTCAGAACCCGTTGCCGGACGGGTTCGGGCAAGGTGGTGGCAGCGGAGCTCGCGGCGGTGCCTGCCTCAGCCACCGGTCCGCAGTCCGGTCGGAACGGCCCCCTGGCACAGCCAGTGATGCAGACCACAGTGCCGGGGCACAGCACCCGGAATCACGGTGATCGCTTGTGTACCCATGACTGAAGCGTAGTCGGTGCCACGCCGTCAGCCACGTCGTTTGATCAAAGGCGGCGCACCGCGGCCGCGTGTCCGGTCCGGAATTGTCGGTGGCGGCTTCTAGCGTCTTCGCCATGACCAGCCCACTGCCGGATCGCGCCGCTGCCCCGGCGTCCGGACCGGTGTCGCCGATCCGTGGTGTGCAGCCGAGCTTCGACGATCTCGGCACGCCGTTGCGCGACGTCACCTTCTGCGTCGTCGACCTGGAGACGACCGGCGGGGCGCCGGGCGAGTCGGGGATCACCGAGATCGGCGCGGTGAAGGTGCGGGCCGGTGAGCTGGTCGCCGAGTTCCAGTCGCTGGTCAACCCGGTCGATCCGATCCCGCCGTTCATCGCGGTGCTGACCGGGATCACCGACGGAATGGTTGCCTCGTCACCGCGGATCGAGTCGGTGCTGCCGGCCTTCCTCGAGTTCGCCCGCGGCTG encodes:
- a CDS encoding NYN domain-containing protein, whose amino-acid sequence is MAEAGTAASSAATTLPEPVRQRVLNLAAQALGQLPATDIPPPLRRFASFAPGKRAKLSASVLGPILETDDHFRKLVAFEVRREHPELGDAVADGLAVPAAEPTEVAALAYLLRPDDWEQRVADAAQLPPEKPAVDEDALARLHDQLDQARTETRQVRERLREQVTELKAENVTLRRKLNDARQRIAGLQTDLELRTTEAATADQRVDAARAEVDRELRKLRARITELEAVEHAARRTAGQERELASTRTRLLLDTLVEAAGGLRRELTLPPGGDLRPADTVAGVEPATAPVGRTAPADDPALFDELLALPQVHLIIDGYNVTKTAWPTTPLHSQRQRLVTALGALVAQRRIEVTVVFDGAELSGPVQLNSPRGVRVRFSPAGVIADEVIRQLVRAEPPGRPIVVVSTDREVAESTGTMGARALSATTLINRIARG